The Euphorbia lathyris chromosome 8, ddEupLath1.1, whole genome shotgun sequence genome has a window encoding:
- the LOC136202489 gene encoding uncharacterized protein — protein sequence MRSNVQFWEGANAVTRKRWVPNFPPKRLIDYISGFGFSNCKMEKEEVEAAAAKPSLFPLFAVSPGTVPSSSSTAAATITNNAPNSGWLCNTSFTTNLSVIDDTVFSLRKAQTQTESDQEEEEEESNSQKPELNPPSSSASYQLLEEEEDNEQEEEQNSGSEADFDSGNERKKKKRREKRDKTRKKRRRRSIDDNSDAQVGSTKSNARVSKDYYFDSHGDADNLVYGSLYRMNVPRYKPYKSAELAALSFHGLYRSDQKNSVLERDGDVDSLDIKLKSNGRYWSAKYAAVESNKNLKRLRLLAPKQHSAIASDDFIPLSDTQISGQGDDHGSVSGPSLVEESWEDEVLRKTREFNKLTREHPYDEKLWIDFAEFQDRVANKLPQRGARLQMLEKKISIMEKAVELNPDNEELLLYLLKAYQRRDSSDVLIARWEKVLMGHPGSAKLWKEYLRVFQGEFSRFKVSDVRKMYAHAIQALSSASSKQFRQVYESSKPLSTDPTAVQLELGLVDVFLSLCRFEWQAGYKELATALFQAEIEFSLFCPSLSLSEHGKLRLFEHFWNGNGPRIGEEGAIGWSSWLEKEEENRQSTMKEEVVLNEEKGGWTGWSEPISKHMETDDNQANVSINDPASEDQLDESHGEDIKPEDDTEALLKQLGIDVDAAPSSEVKDTSTWFRWSEEESLRDCKQWMPVHGKSERSSENIDTPERETDEQLLRVILFEDISEYLFSLSSEEARFSFISQFIEFFGGDMSQWICSNSSSYAEKILSLEMLPDSIACNLGSGSTMISLLGGACDDSKRIDVMKFLRNAILLCLTAFPRNHLLEEAALVAEDFSVTRAHSSTPCRALAKSLLKSDRQDLLLCGVYAQREAASGNVDHARKVFDMALLSIEGLPKNLQSDAPLLYFWYAEFELANGFDNAQESSCRTLHILSCIGSGARYHPFECKPSSPQLLRAHQGFKEKIRTVQSAWMRGIINDHSIALTCSAALFEELTTGWAAGIEVLDEAFNMVLPERRRHSNQLEFLFNYYLKMLFRHHKQSSSSKLWESILQGLQLYPCSSEVLKALVEISHLYRTPNKLRLVFDDYCQKKPSVSVWIFMLAFEMSRGGSRHRIHGLFERALANENLHNSVILWRLYIAYEIDVEQNPIAARRIFFRAIHACPWSKKLWLDGFLKLNSILSAKELSDLQEVMRDKELNLRTDIYEILLQDELPL from the exons ATGAGATCAAATGTTCAATTTTGGGAGGGTGCTAACGCTGTAACTCGCAAAAG GTGGGTTCCAAACTTCCCACCAAAACGCCTGATTGATTATATCTCCGGATTCGGATTTTCGAATTGCAAAATGgagaaagaagaagtagaagcAGCAGCAGCAAAACCCTCTCTGTTCCCTTTATTTGCTGTTTCACCCGGCACTGTGCCAAGCAGCAGCAGCACCGCCGCTGCCACCATCACCAACAACGCTCCTAATTCCGGATGGCTTTGCAATACCAGCTTCACCACCAATCTATCTGTCATAGACGATACTGTTTTCTCTCTTCGGAAGGCTCAAACTCAGACGGAATcagaccaagaagaagaagaagaagaatccaaTTCGCAGAAGCCTGAATTGAATCCCCCATCATCGTCCGCTTCATATCAGTTactagaagaagaggaagataatgaacaagaagaagagcAAAATTCTGGTTCCGAAGCTGACTTTGATAGTGGTaatgagagaaagaagaagaagagaagggaAAAACGCGACAAGACTAGGAAAAAACGGAGGAGGAGATCCATAGATGACAATTCTGATGCTCAGGTTGGTTCCACAAAGTCGAATGCTAGGGTTTCTAAGGATTATTATTTTGATTCCCATGGAGATGCTGATAATCTGGTATATGGCTCTCTTTACAG GATGAATGTTCCCCGCTACAAACCATATAAGTCTGCAGAACTAGCTGCCCTTAGTTTTCATGGTCTGTACCGGTCGGATCAGAAGAATTCAGTGTTGGAACGTGATGGTGATGTTGATTCTTTAGACATTAAGCTGAAATCAAATGGCCGTTACTGGTCTGCAAAGTATGCTGCAGTGGAGAGCAATAAGAACTTAAAGCGTCTTAGGCTTCTTGCTCCCAAGCAGCATTCGGCCATTGCTTCAGATGATTTCATACCATTGTCTGACACACAAATTTCTGGACAAGGTGATGATCATGGTTCAGTCTCAGGACCTTCACTTGTAGAAGAATCCTGGGAAGATGAAGTGCTCCGCAAGACTAGGGAGTTTAACAAATTAACAAGAGAGCATCCTTATGATGAAAAATTATGGATAGATTTTGCAGAGTTTCAAGATAGGGTTGCAAATAAGCTACCTCAGAGAGGTGCTCGCTTGCAGATGCTTGAGAAGAAGATTAGCATAATGGAAAAAGCTGTTGAGCTTAATCCTGACAATGAGGAACTGCTGCTTTATCTTCTGAAGGCTTATCAGAGAAGGGACAGCTCTGATGTACTAATTGCCAGATGGGAAAAGGTGCTTATGGGTCATCCTGGCAGTGCCAAGTTATGGAAAGAGTATTTGCGTGTTTTTCAAGGGGAGTTCTCCAGATTTAAGGTTTCAGATGTTAGAAAAATGTATGCACATGCAATCCAAGCTCTATCTTCTGCATCTAGCAAGCAGTTTAGGCAG GTTTATGAAAGTTCAAAACCTTTGTCCACAGATCCAACTGCAGTTCAGCTAGAACTTGGTCTAGTTGATGTTTTTCTTAGTCTTTGTAGGTTTGAGTGGCAGGCTGGGTACAAGGAGTTGGCCACTGCTTTATTTCAGGCTGAAATTGAATTTAGTTTGTTTTGTCCTTCATTAAGCTTAAGTGAGCATGGGAAACTGAGACTTTTTGAGCACTTTTGGAATGGTAATGGTCCAAGAATTGGAGAGGAAGGGGCTATAGGTTGGTCTTCATGGTTGGAGAAAGAGGAAGAGAACAGGCAAAGTACCATGAAAGAGGAGGTTGTACTCAATGAAGAGAAAGGTGGTTGGACTGGCTGGTCAGAACCAATATCCAAACACATGGAAACTGATGACAACCAAGCAAATGTAAGCATCAATGATCCAGCCTCAGAGGATCAACTAGATGAATCTCATGGTGAAGATATCAAACCGGAAGATGATACTGAAGCGCTGCTAAAACAACTTGGCATTGATGTGGATGCTGCTCCTAGCAGTGAGGTTAAAGATACTTCAACCTGGTTTAGATGGTCTGAAGAAGAGTCTTTGCGAGATTGTAAACAATGGATGCCTGTGCATGGAAAATCTG AGAGGAGCTCCGAGAATATTGACACACCAGAAAGAGAAACTGATGAACAACTTTTGAGAGTCATATTATTTGAAGATATCAGTGAATACCTGTTTTCATTGAGTTCAGAAGAAGCCCGCTTTTCCTTCATATCTCAGTTTATTGAATTCTTTGGTGGGGACATGTCCCAGTG GATTTGCAGTAACAGTTCAAGTTATGCTGAGAAAATCCTTAGCCTAGAAATGTTGCCAGATTCTATTGCATGCAATTTGGGTTCTGGAAGTACTATGATCTCACTTTTGGGCGGTGCTTGTGATGATTCTAAGCGAATTGATGTCATGAAGTTTCTTCGTAATGCTATCTTACTCTGTTTAACTGCTTTTCCACGTAATCACCTATTGGAAGAGGCTGCTCTTGTTGCTGAAGATTTTTCTGTTACAAGAGCCCATTCTTCTACCCCGTGTCGAGCTCTGGCTAAGTCCCTCTTAAAAAGTGACAGACAG GATCTATTGCTGTGTGGAGTTTATGCACAACGAGAAGCTGCTTCTGGTAATGTTGATCATGCAAGAAAAGTCTTTGACATGGCATTATTGTCAATAGAAGGGCTTCCGAAG AATTTACAATCTGATGCTCCTCTCTTATATTTCTGGTATGCTGAGTTTGAACTTGCAAATGGTTTTGACAATGCTCAAGAATCATCCTGTCGCACATTGCATATTCTATCCTGCATAGGCAGTGGAGCAAGGTATCATCCATTCGAATGCAAACCATCAAGCCCGCAGTTACTGAGAGCGCACCAAGgatttaaagaaaaaattagGACTGTACAATCAGCATGGATGCGCGGTATTATAAATGATCATTCTATTGCTCTAACTTGTTCAGCAGCTTTATTTGAAGAGTTGACAACTGGTTGGGCAGCGGGTATTGAAGTGTTAGATGAAGCTTTTAATATGGTGCTTCCAG AAAGAAGGCGGCACAGTAACCAGCTTGAATTTTTGTTTAACTACTATTTGAAGATGCTTTTCAGACATCATAAGCAATCAAGCTCATCAAAACTATGGGAGTCCATCTTGCAGGGCTTGCAGTTATATCCTTGCAGTTCTGAAGTTTTGAAGGCCTTAGTGGAGATCAGCCATCTTTATAGGACACCCAATAAATTGCGATTGGTATTTGATGATTACTGTCAGAA GAAACCTTCGGTTAGTGTGTGGATTTTCATGTTGGCATTTGAGATGAGTAGAGGAGGCTCACGGCACAGAATCCATGGACTGTTTGAAAGAGCATTGGCTAATGAGAACTTGCATAATTCAGTCATACTCTGGCGCTTATACATTGCTTATGAAATTGATGTGGAGCAAAATCCTATTGCTGCCCGGCGTATTTTCTTCCGAGCTATTCATGCCTGTCCGTG GTCCAAAAAATTATGGCTTGATGGTTTCTTAAAATTGAATTCCATCTTGTCTGCAAAAGAGCTCTCGGATCTCCAAGAAGTAATGCGAGATAAGGAACTGAATTTGAGGACAGACATTTACGAGATTCTATTGCAAGATGAGCTTCCATTATGA